The following are encoded together in the Salvia hispanica cultivar TCC Black 2014 chromosome 6, UniMelb_Shisp_WGS_1.0, whole genome shotgun sequence genome:
- the LOC125197328 gene encoding uncharacterized protein LOC125197328: protein MALQSREAVSMLEGDGICISRILARESSVGQSSRVFYRSNEGVPFRWEMQPGTAKNPQQEEQAIPPICPPPLMQCLGLPLPNLDEPEPPRLKTSMIWRLKKRIIKKVRGIRNKEQESSRFSSTSDVSMVDSPFCCSPWNFPAILEEGNTRIYYCNLHKNAFAVEEGDFFMSRILSQVSAPEQFSGPLHGEDMAAGVPFGWEMHPGTPKEVGEDELIPPPSPPPAAQSLSLPRPVPAGGDMKTKSSAWKKAWFWIRRRGGKTETLKMQHEISFRYNEKWGVGEDLSSSSSFSSSLRKTSSVSSVGPLSRSGGWRVSKIRRNLVGRFGPWKRRELLVFARRKWNSLLS from the exons ATGGCATTGCAGAGTAGAGAGGCAGTTTCTATGCTTGAGGGTGATGGGATTTGCATCAGCAGAATTCTTGCTAGAGAGTCTTCAGTGGGGCAATCTTCACGTGTGTTTTATCGATCCAACGAAGGCGTTCCGTTTCGATGGGAAATGCAGCCAGGAACAGCAAAGAATCCACAGCAAGAGGAGCAAGCTATTCCCCCAATTTGCCCCCCACCACTCATGCAGTGCTTAGGCCTCCCTCTCCCCAATCTCGATGAGCCAGAGCCACCGCGGCTGAAAACCTCCATGATTTGGAGGCTGAAAAAAAGAATCATAAAGAAGGTGCGTGGTATAAGAAACAAAGAGCAAGAGAGCTCTAGGTTCTCTTCAACCTCTGATGTTTCCATGGTCGATTCTCCCTTCTGCTGCAGCCCTTGGAACTTTCCAGCCATCCtg GAAGAAGGGAACACCAGAATATACTACTGCAACCTACACAAGAATGCATTCGCCGTGGAAGAAGGCGATTTTTTTATGAGCAGAATTCTCTCCCAAGTTTCCGCACCGGAGCAGTTTTCCGGCCCGCTGCACGGCGAGGATATGGCGGCGGGCGTGCCGTTCGGATGGGAGATGCATCCAGGCACGCCCAAGGAGGTGGGGGAGGACGAGCTCATCCCGCCACCCAGCCCTCCGCCAGCAGCACAAAGCCTGTCACTGCCGCGGCCTGTGCCAGCTGGCGGAGATATGAAGACGAAGAGCTCGGCTTGGAAGAAGGCTTGGTTCTGGATAAGGCGGCGCGGTGGGAAGACGGAAACATTGAAAATGCAGCATGAGATCAGCTTTAGGTATAATGAGAAATGGGGTGTTGGTGAggatctttcttcttcttcctctttttcttcttctcttcgGAAAACCTCGTCAGTTTCGTCGGTTGGGCCGCTGTCGAGAAGCGGCGGTTGGAGGGTGTCCAAGATTAGGAGGAATTTGGTGGGGAGATTCGGGCCTTGGAAACGAAGAGAGTTGCTTGTTTTTGCCAGGAGAAAGTGGAACTCCTTGCTGTCTTAA
- the LOC125196639 gene encoding AP2-like ethylene-responsive transcription factor AIL5, whose product MDMDSSHPNWLVFSLSNNTLFQHPFNSNPSSSNTSAVVHHQDNGSSGGPKLEDFLGSSAAGAAVAQFDGMPEMEMYDDSELKTIAASFLRGFSAEQTDNSPRKQIVAAPPSDPPAKKAVESFGQRTSIFRGVTRHRWTGRYEAHLWDNSCRREGQSRKGRQVYLGGYDKEEKAARAYDLAALKYWGPTTTTNFPVSDYEREMEEMKHMTRQEFVASLRRRSSGFSRGASIYRGVTRHHQHGRWQARIGRVAGNKDLYLGTFSTQEEAAEAYDIAAIKFRGLNAVTNFDMSRYDVRSIASSNLPIGGANTKPKTTTESTPENKPSQGKSKEELSFPTSTINFALPVKHDHSASLWAALGYQNSTDLKNPNHGGLFQDSSSSGATQFGVEFQPTDNEGLYNGCGYKYQQHGSVVGVALQNRTSHEAVVVSNGGNWIQPAIFGVE is encoded by the exons ATGGATATGGATTCTTCCCATCCCAACTGGCTCGTCTTCTCGCTTTCCAACAACACTCTTTTCCAACACCCCTTCAACTCCAATCCTA GTAGCAGCAATACTAGTGCAGTGGTTCATCATCAGGATAATGGAAGCAGCGGCGGCCCCAAGCTGGAGGATTTCTTGGGCAGCTCGGCCGCCGGAGCTGCGGTGGCTCAGTTCGACGGCATGCCAGAGATGGAGATGTATGATGACTCTGAGCTCAAGACAATAGCTGCTAGCTTCTTGCGAGGATTTTCCGCTGAACAAACCGATAATAGCCCCCGGAAACAGATTGTGGCTGCTCCGCCATCTGATCCGCCGGCCAAGAAAGCCGTCGAATCATTCGGCCAGCGCACCTCAATCTTTAGAGGAGTTACCAG GCATAGATGGACTGGAAGGTATGAAGCTCACTTATGGGATAATAGTTGCAGAAGAGAAGGGCAAAGTCGGAAAGGAAGGCAAG TTTATTTGG GTGGATATGATAAAGAAGAGAAAGCAGCGCGTGCTTATGATCTCGCCGCCCTCAAATATTGGGGTCCGACCACCACAACTAATTTTCCG GTATCCGATTATGAGAGGGAAATGGAGGAAATGAAGCACATGACAAGGCAGGAATTCGTTGCATCACTTAGAAG AAGAAGTAGTGGGTTTTCTCGAGGTGCCTCTATTTACAGAGGAGTAACAAG gCATCACCAGCACGGTCGGTGGCAAGCAAGGATAGGAAGAGTCGCCGGAAACAAAGATCTCTATCTTGGCACTTTCA GCACTCAAGAAGAAGCAGCAGAGGCTTATGACATCGCTGCAATCAAATTCCGTGGCCTAAACGCCGTCACCAACTTCGACATGAGCCGTTACGACGTCCGGAGCATCGCTAGCAGTAATCTACCGATTGGCGGGGCTAACACCAAGCCCAAAACAACGACAGAATCAACGCCCGAGAACAAGCCCTCACAAGGCAAAAGTAAAGAAGAGCTCTCGTTTCCAACGTCGACCATAAATTTCGCGCTTCCCGTGAAGCATGATCACTCGGCTAGTTTGTGGGCCGCATTAGGGTACCAAAATTCAACCGATTTGAAAAACCCTAATCACGGCGGCCTTTTTCAAGACTCGAGCAGCAGTGGTGCGACGCAGTTTGGCGTGGAGTTTCAACCTACCGATAATGAAGGTTTGTACAATGGGTGTGGGTACAAGTACCAACAGCACGGCAGTGTCGTCGGCGTCGCACTGCAGAATCGTACAAGTCATGAAGCGGTGGTTGTGAGCAACGGTGGGAACTGGATTCAGCCGGCGATATTTGGGGTGGAgtaa
- the LOC125197104 gene encoding protein GLUTAMINE DUMPER 1-like: MAGFDASSAAAAPSPVPRSPWHSPVPYLFGGLAAMLGLIAFALLILACSYWKLSEDGERDLEADGERDGASKAAPPVMEEKFLVIMAGQEKPTFLATPMSSRTSSFSSKSTTSTLTSQNSTLSEDFEHQNIQN, encoded by the coding sequence ATGGCGGGTTTTGATGCATcatcagcagcagcagcgCCGTCGCCAGTTCCGCGGTCGCCGTGGCACTCGCCGGTGCCGTACCTGTTCGGCGGGCTTGCGGCGATGCTGGGGCTCATCGCTTTCGCTCTCTTGATCCTCGCCTGCTCCTACTGGAAGCTCTCCGAAGACGGCGAGAGGGACCTCGAGGCCGACGGAGAACGAGACGGAGCTTCTAAGGCGGCGCCGCCGGTGATGGAGGAGAAGTTTCTGGTGATCATGGCCGGCCAGGAAAAGCCCACTTTCCTCGCCACTCCCATGTCCAGTAGAACGTCGTCGTTTAGTAGCAAGAGTACTACTAGTACTTTAACCTCTCAAAATAGTACCCTCTCTGAAGATTTTGAACATCAAAACatccaaaattag
- the LOC125193294 gene encoding gibberellin 2-beta-dioxygenase 6, translating into MNFSSYPPFFRPNHNGQLHSVEQNSLEFDSDSSPQSARLPLMDFEALDRAHLSEVCREWGMFRLTNHGVPAELLSQLHDHANELFSRDFESKEGIIPTTPMLYFWGNPALTMSANAHHKASPSDNYHNWLEGLNVSLNNISHSHYQDPLLESFRFLLEEYGRHQTRLAKAIFSAMAEDLGFSLPKSMSYLSPATGIIRVYRYMRCPAADRRWGIPDHTDSSVLSIIHQDQVGGLQVWKNNQWLDVDPIHDTLIVNLGDMMQAMSDDKYVSVRHRVKVNRVKERVSIGYFVFPAEDGVIETSNYKPFTYADFKARNELDLKIHGVKIGLPRFRKEQSV; encoded by the exons atgaatttctcGTCCTACCCTCCCTTCTTCCGCCCAAACCACAACGGCCAATTACACTCGGTCGAGCAGAACTCTCTCGAATTCGATTCGGATTCGAGTCCTCAATCCGCGAGGCTTCCATTAATGGATTTCGAGGCCCTCGACCGCGCACACCTGAGCGAGGTGTGCCGCGAGTGGGGCATGTTCAGGCTGACCAACCACGGCGTGCCCGCGGAGCTGCTGAGCCAGCTCCACGATCACGCCAACGAGCTATTCTCGCGCGACTTCGAATCCAAAGAGGGGATTATTCCCACCACTCCTATGCTCTACTTCTGGGGCAATCCTGCTCTCACCATGTCTGCAAATGCTCACCACAAAGCCTCTCCTTCTGACAACTACCACAACTGGCTCGAAGGCCTCAATGTTTCACTCAACAACATTTCTCATTCCCATTACCAAGATCCACTCCTTGAATCTTTCAG GTTTTTACTAGAGGAATATGGGAGGCATCAAACAAGGCTGGCAAAGGCCATATTCAGCGCCATGGCTGAAGACCTCGGTTTCTCACTACCCAAATCAATGTCGTACCTATCTCCGGCCACCGGAATCATACGTGTGTATCGATACATGCGATGCCCGGCTGCGGACCGGAGATGGGGCATCCCTGACCACACAGACAGCTCTGTGCTGTCCATAATTCACCAGGATCAAGTGGGGGGGCTTCAAGTTTGGAAGAACAATCAGTGGCTGGATGTGGACCCCATTCATGACACACTCATTGTCAATCTTGGGGACATGATGCAG GCGATGAGTGATGACAAATATGTAAGCGTGAGGCACAGAGTGAAGGTGAACAGGGTGAAGGAGAGGGTGTCGATAGGGTATTTCGTGTTCCCGGCTGAGGATGGAGTGATAGAGACCTCCAACTACAAGCCTTTCACTTATGCAGACTTCAAAGCTAGGAATGAACTTGACCTCAAGATCCATGGTGTCAAGATTGGGCTTCCTAGATTCAGGAAGGAACAATCTGTTTGA
- the LOC125192344 gene encoding afadin- and alpha-actinin-binding protein — MPPTDTSSDLRRSSINPATLSMSEYAFADLNNLEHCAKYLNNTLVTFGFPASLDLFSNDPVSVSRTCNCIHALLQQRQRDVEFRESANEQRQRLLSDISRLEAKVERLESQLSTKDREIASMTRTEAKATAAFKTQIDKLQQERDEFQKMVLGNQQVRTQQIHEMKKKEKEYVKLQERLNQVVMEKKKESRSGMEIMNLLQKEGRQRGTWTGKKADTDFYKKIVETCEAKNQELMAENADLRTLLRSMQADMREFLNAPNGKQSSPVNTRSDADLSQSPLGGRTDMFDLPLHMGRDQIEESLRTKMSSIKERMVQLQDVHKGAEFTSEVSERELELEAQLVEARSIIQEQESIMSKHIPRSNKPRRLSGHLNSERESML, encoded by the exons ATGCCTCCGACTGATACGAGCTCCGATCTCAGA AGATCATCGATTAATCCAGCTACTTTAAGTATGAG TGAGTATGCGTTTGCGGATCTCAACAACTTGGAGCACTGTGCCAAGTATTTGAACAATACCTTAGTCACCTTTGGCTTCCCTGCTTCACTCGATCTCTTTTCTAATGACCCC GTCTCGGTGTCGAGAACTTGCAATTGCATACATGCTTTGTTGCAGCAGAGACAGCGTGATGTTGAGTTTCGGGAGTCTGCCAATGAGCAGAGGCAACG GCTCTTATCAGATATTTCAAGATTGGAAGCTAAAGTGGAGAGGCTGGAATCCCAATTATCTACGAAAGATAGAGAGATAGCTAGTATGACGAGAACG GAAGCGAAAGCTACAGCAGCTTTCAAAACCCAGATCGATAAGTTGCAGCAGGAGCGAGATGAATTTCAGAAGATGGTTTTGGGTAACCAG CAAGTGAGAACTCAACAGATTCatgagatgaagaagaaagaaaaagagtatGTAAAGTTGCAG GAGCGCCTCAATCAAGTAGtaatggagaaaaagaaagaatctAGATCAGGCAtggaaattatgaatttaCTACAG AAAGAAGGCAGGCAGCGTGGGACATGGACTGGGAAGAAGGCAGACACTGATTTCTACAAAAAGATT GTGGAAACTTGCGAagcaaaaaatcaagaattgatGGCAGAAAATGCAGATTTGAGAACATTATTACGTTCAATGCAG GCTGATATGCGTGAATTTTTGAATGCTCCAAATGGAAAGCAGTCTTCTCCTGTCAATACTAGGTCAGATGCTGACCTGTCACAGTCCCCTTTGGGTGGGAGGACG GATATGTTTGATCTGCCTCTTCACATGGGCAGAGATCAAATTGAAGAAAGTCTCCGAACAAAAATGAGCTCAATAAAGGAGCGCATGGTTCAACTTCAAGATGTACACAAGGGTGCAGAATTCACTTCTGAAGTGTCAGAGAGAGAGCTTGAGCTTGAAGCTCAGCTTGTTGAGGCAAGAAGCATTATCCAAGAGCAG GAATCTATAATGTCTAAACATATTCCTAGATCGAATAAGCCAAG GAGACTAAGTGGACATCTAAATTCTGAGAGGGAGTCAATGTTGTGA